TATTACCACAACAAAATAGGTTAgtatcatctgcaaataaaaaTACGTTCATGAAAGCAATAATGAGCCGAACACTGAGCCCTGAGGGACACCACAGCTAACCTGCAATAATTGTGAGTATCAATTGAACATATTGATACTTAACCAGGAGCGTGTCACTCCTTTAATTCCACATTTTTCTTCAGGAATAAGCCAAGATCAATGGTATCAAATGCTTTTTTGAGATCCACCTATTTAGTGTCTAGTCAGCTAATATTTCCTTGTGAAATTCGTTAGTAGTACAAGATAAACAGTCCCATTGGCTGAGCAAAGAATCAGGCCTGTAACtatgaaatgtgtgtctgtccagtTTCATGCAGGACTGACTTCAGTTGTTTTCAATTGCTGAGAGATGTGGCAGCTTGTTGAGACAGTTtccaaataaatgtcaaatgatTTCAGCACACACTCAATAATTTTTAAACCAGAGACATGTCAGCGCCTGTTTTCAGTTCAAGTCCTGAGCTTCCTCTTCCCAGCTGACTGTTTTCAAGCATTTCTTTCAGCAGATGCTTGTAGTTACATCTGCATCGTGCATACTACTGTAGGTGTATCAGCGCAGTGAATGAATCATGACACCTCCAGTAACTGTTACTACTGTTGAAGCTGTGAGTCATCTGGAGGCTTTCAacatccaaaacacacatttctgaggTGCGAGCCGCTGGAGTTTTCAAATACTGACTGATGGTTTCACTGGGACTGTTATCTCACACACTGGACGTACGTGGAGGGTGGACAGGGAGCGCAGCTTGTGGTCGAGCTGCTGCTCGGCGTGGTGAGTCGTGCTGAGCTTACCTTGTAGCCCATGGTGTGTGGTACCGCACgctctgttgctgttgttgttgcttggAAACCGGCTGCTGCTTTTAGGTTCCCCTCATCGCCTCTGTGGACGGAGAGATATATATACACACCGTCAGCTATCTGCATGGGatgatgctcacacacacacacacacacacacacacacacacacacagggctcaCACTGGTGCAGCTCCTACCcacaaatttcaaaataaaagctcaacaCAAGTGATCATGATGAGTGACACATTAGAAGCATGTAACGTAGTTTCACTTGTTATTTGCACTAATGTCACAACACTTTGCTGAAGCTTCTGCATCCCTCCAGTGGtggaagtacatttactcaaatattGCACCTAAACACATATTTTGGGCAGTTGAAGGCGTGCTTGTATGGCAAATCTTAACCATTATAATTCATTATGACAGATCTCTAATCTCTCTCATCTTGCCAGTATCAGCTTTTCCAAATACCAAATCAGTCGCATCAGTTTTATCACTGTTGACCTTCAACTTCCAGGAGTTACGCGTAtgatctgctgctttctgcacctcctcctctgctgtaaaCATGATTATCGCAGCATCCATAGAACCTTCATCGCGCATCTCAGGGAGTCTGACATCAAGGTTTTCTGAAATTTTGGAGCAACAGGTTAATTTTTTCCTTCGTCCCATGTTCAGTAAATGCTCTTAACTATAATACACCAAAATCTGCCCCTCGATTCCCTTCACCTTATCTATATCTTATTCTGTACTGCATGTATAGTATCTGCACGTTTGATCTCCTACAATTGTCTTATTcctattattattgtttttacaatgcttcttttatttcctcctgtgGGGCAATTAAGATCTGAACTGAGCtgacctgcagacaggaagggaAGAAAGTGAtgatcagagaaaaaaataaagaaaaggagaaaaggggaaGAAGGTAGAAAAAAATGGGGGATATTAATAGAAGGTAAAGGAAGGGGGAAAGGGAGGATGGGAAAAATTCTTCTAAAAATACTAACTGTATATTTTATAGCCTAATATGAGATTGTGCtgcacagtgtgtacagtacacatgGTAATTACTGAATTATAGCAATTAATCAAGGAAGTTAATGAGTACACAGATGCCACATAAGATACTGTAGATGTTTTTATAGGCAGGCCATCATCAGAGATCATGCAAGTCACCACAGGATCATTACAGAAACATGATGGGGATGAAtggatgagtgaatgaatggatgaatagatagatagatagatagatagatagatagacagacagatagataggtCTGTTTATCTCTGTCTGATCTGTCTTAAGCTAAGGTGTTACGCGGATATTCGTTGACCTGTGTAAAGTGATGCTCCTCCGTTACCAGCCCGCCAACCGCGTCGTTGCTCTCATCTATCGTCGCCACGGTACCGAATAGGTTGTTGTTCCCGCCGCCATGTTCTCGGAAAGTCCCATGCGTCGCGGTGCTTCCGCTGTTCGTCCGTCCGGTCCAAGGCCGCTGTCGGTGTCCGGTGGCATTTGGAGACGTGTGAACCAGAGCaagtcctcctctctgtgaccGCACAGGCTGCAGCGCCGCCACCGAGCGTCAGGCTAGCGACGAGGAGAAAGTTCCACTTCCGTCGAGGTTGTCAAATTAAGAGCTCCGAGCAGTGGCGCTTTACTTTCTTCTTGACCTATTGAACTAATTGCTGTTAAAATAGCGACAGTACTGTAGGTAGTACAATTGATTTTCATCAGTTTTATCAATTTCACACAATCGACAGACACACAAGATGTAAAGAACATGAATAGCACTGTTTAAATCACACAAATAAACTAAAGTAAGAAATGAAAGACATAACAGTCAAAAGATAGCCACAGCTGTAATCAGGGGTTCTCAACCTTTATGTGCCAATAAATTGCAGCTGTTCCACCAAAGAAGGAATTTCCTTTCAAAACAATTCAAATTCTTCAACTTGAGTAATTTTAGAGGAAAGAAGAGGTCTAAATTTTTGCTTCCAGTTTCCCTTTAGTCtaactgtgttttcagtgcacaattcatttattttgttgttgttgttgttgttgttttcttctatTTTGTTTAGTATTTTACAAATTTACGAATGATCTGTCAACAGAACATATTAATTACAGAATTAGATACATTTCACTTGGTGTAATTTTACTTCATATTTAATACAGATATTCAGTGCTTTCTCCTGTATAGAACCTCCATATGCACATTTCTGCTTTCACAGTAGtacttgtatttttttattttgaaagaaaaggaTGACCACCTAATATCCGGCTCTCTGCTCCTTAAATCTGTGTAACTTGACGgatctctctgcagcagcaagacACGCAATGTCTCTGCAGAGAAGAAGCGAAGACGACGATGCACAAAGCAGAGGGCATCTCTGCCACAACACCAACCTGTCCCCTGTATGAATGATTGATTTATCAATTCCATCGTCAGTTTCACCACAGCTGTCATGCTATTCTACCAGCACTGTAATATTGttcatatttaaatgtgtgtcaTATTCTAGATCCACAATATATAACTACAACatataatatatacaaaaaGTACACAAGAGAATACTTTACTGAACCCCAGACGGTAAGTTCTCATGTTACAGCAGTACAAGAAACAATCTAATGATGTTGAACTGGGACAAAGATCCATTTAAAATGATACAACAgaataaaatatcacaatacTTTGGCCACATGCTTTGTGCATTGTGCAAACAGTTAAATAAATATTAAGTACTTACTTGAGAACATGTACCTAGTTACTTTCTACCACTGGGGGGGAAGAAATACCTCAGACaataattttttaaaaacagttttaatatAGTGAGTCGTGAAACTATAATCATCACCAGTTGTACCACAAGTGTGGTCATGCGACTGAAGTAATTACGATTTGTGTAACTGCTTTGTACACAGATCAAAAGGAGTTCCCTgaccgggaatcgaacccgggccgCGGCGGTGAGAGCGCCGAATCCTAACCACTAGACCACCAGGGACAGACATACCAATCAGAATCTGTCATCATATACTAGTAGATCAGTCCAGAATAACAACGTTCAACACACGCACCAGCATGTCGGCTGTGGTCACGGTTGTTGTGGGCTTGACTTGGTTGGCTAGCTAGTGAACGTTCATCGCGTCAGGTAGAGCTGTCGTCGGTTCGCAAGTGAACAATGCCGTCTTCATTATCTCCTCACACACTCATGATTTGGACGTTTGAGAGTGAAGTTAAGGCCATAGGTAAATTTTAGTTTTTGGCTTTATTCCCTTGTCCAACGTGTTCATGTTAGCGGAGTAACTGTGCTAAGTTAACATAGCTAAGCCTCGTTTACATAAGATGGGGCTTATCCTGCGAGCTAGCTGCTGTTTCGTTTCGCTTCTCCtgacattatgtttttgttgctgATGAAAGTTAAGAGTGGATACTGAGATAATATCATAACTAACGATAATATTGGCGCTGCCTGAGGAATTTTCCATATTCATATCCTCACATATCGAAAGCGAAACGTGGGACCTCGTGGCGCAACGGTAGCGCGTCTGACTCCAGATCAGAAGGTTGCGTGTTCAAATCACGTCGGGGTCAAAATTTAGTTTTCATTATCAATTGTAATCCAGCCAATCAGTAGATGTGCAGAAAGCCCAAACGATTACCGATTTTAGTAATATAACACCATAACAACTAACAGAATAATTAGGACGAACAGAAAGACTAATAGATGTTAAAACCAGTACAGAAACAAATAATTAAATGCATAAATGAAGTAAACAATTAAGAGGGACATAAATTAATACATGTGTTTATTATGTATTAATTGAAATTCAGGTACAGCTCTCACATTCATACTTTAATTAATTCTAAGTGTCTTTATTTGTCAGATATTGTATGAACAGCCAATAAGAGTGAGAACGTTGTGTCCTCTGCATCCTCGGCCTCATTTCCAAATGTGCTGCAGGTTATTGACTTTGAGGCTTTTTAAAGACAGACCTACATTCTCTGTAACGTTCTTCTGTCCCGTTTGTCCCACAAAACCTGGAAACCTTCACCTACTTTGCTGTCACAGAGCTCTGTTTATCAAGCTGTGGTCAGAATGACGGCAGGCTGATAGTCAGGAAAGTCAGAGAGTTCCAAAGAATGTCCTGAACACACACCCAAAGTGaggttttgtgtttgcattagAGGAAGAGGCACTGCTCCTCTCAACATTTTGCAAAATTTGAGGAAACAGTCCTGAAGAGTGCAGAAATAAAAGCTTaccattttgttttattattgtatacataagcaaataaataaaagcaaagcaacaGATTGCACTGGAAACAGATCTAAATGCTTCCACACATaggtacaaacagaaacactattccattaaaaaaaaaaagactttttaataATGTTCAACCAAATAAATTCAGCTTTCACTCGGAAATATAGCTTTCAcatagtttgtttttcatgcaaTGTAAATATGAACACCAGCAGCCAATAGCGAAGCAGAGCTCTCTCTTATTGCTGTGCACTCGTGCTTGTATTGTCCAcaacaaataaaggaataaaaaagctctgaaaagtTGAtctcatttttacttttaagaCATACGTTGCGTCCCCATGCTAGCTGTTGGAGCTGGAGCGTGACTTGTGGATGCTGACTTTCTTGCGGGTGTTGTCGCTGCAGCGCTCCAGGATGAGCTCCGGACTGGGCCGTGGAGGGATGACCGGAGCCTCCTTCTTCGGCTCGCTCTCTGAACTGGAGCCAGACTGCTCTGGAATGTTTTCTGGTGGATACAAGGAGCAAAATCATGTTGCTACGGATCAGTATTTTGATCAGatggtggaggggtgggtggagataaAGGCATATTAAATGACGGCAAAGGTGTAGAGTTACATCTTTGCCAATGTAAGTGATGAGGTGACTGTTTTCATGGAAATATAACAGAAATGATTTCTTAGCGGTTGAATCATGGCCTGGAGAGGAACATTAACTTGCCACAGATGTAATAAATTGCCCTGGAAACATGTCAGTACGACCACGGCTTCATTACCCTggttcttcctctccctcagcgGTGACTTTTCGGCACTCTTGGAGCTTCTGTGCGGCTCGGCTCGGCGGCCGCCCTTCTGCTGGAGGTATCGACGGCTGTTCCTGCGGTAGGCTTCCTGACTGAGCCGCTGGCGAGACTTGTTGTGGATGCTCTTGGCATTTCGGATGGTTGATCTGAGACCGAAAAAGAACACACAGAGTTGTACTGGTAAGGAGAGGTGGTGAGTGATGATCTCCAAATAGTTTAAGTGCTTCCAAATCCCAGAATGTCCTCCAACTATATTGACAGTGAGGTCTAAAAGATTAAAATGACAGGCtaacatgcaaacattaaaatgccAACATGCTGAATCTTACATGTGTGGAAGCATGATAGCTGAGCTCATGTGAGGACGTGCTTACTATTAGCATGATAAATGCTAACTGCGGGTTAGCATTATGATGTTAGGATGTTGATGATTCACTTACATTTGGTCACATTCCTGAAATGCACATGAGCTCTTTACAAATTACAGCTGCCTTTCAGTGATGCATTATATGTTTTCAGCGGAGACCTTTGAAATAATGCTTTTTTGATCTCTGACATACCTGCGAGGTGGTGGTTTCTTTCCCTGCACGTTCGCCCTCTCTGCttcatatttctctctcttgccGGCCTTGTGCAGGAACATGGAGGGGAAATGACCggtctcctctcctttcctgaACAAAGCAACATGTACAAGTCAAAATTAAGTATACAGAACAACTAACCAGTACAATAGTATGAGAAGATGAAACAATGATAGCCTCTAATGAACTGTAGCAAGATGGCAGTGCCAGGGCTCCGGTCCAGCACTttggttcagagtgaaatatcttgacaagtattcatgatccccagagaaTAGATGCTTGAGTCTCTGGTGAGACTTTGAcctttctcatctctctctaaCGTCAGCAGCACGTCATGGATTTAACTCGCCCACAGCTTCAGTTCATGCTTGAGAACCTCTGAAACTTCCCGTCAGGTATCATCATGCCATTAGTTAGGTgtaacataaacacacagatataaacTTGGTGACTTTGTGTACCTTTGTATTGTTTCTTTGCACACACGTCATATCATATTTGCTTTAGGTGTAATTTTACTGATTCCCATCTTTTTGTGTCCATCTGATGAATCTAAATCCAATATTCTCTCTTTAGCTCTGGTTCTTTTGCCATAAAACTATgaattttaacctttttaatgTGTCTGTAGATCATACCTGATGACCCACCAGCCGTCCAGCAGCTTGTGAATGACCTCGACGGTCTCTCCGAGCTCCAGAGAGATCTCGTCCTCCTGCTCCCCCTTGTAGGCTTTGATGGTGACGTGCAGCTCTCCTGCAGGGACGCAAAGCACTGTTAAAAAGACTAACAGGAGAAGACTGAAAAGAGTTTACGTCATTTAGAAAACAATGTGAACAGCTTGCCTTCGTAGTTTGGTTCCGGGTCCTCGGCCTCCTCGGGTCCGTCCAGAGGCTCCAAGTAGGACGCAGGAACCCATCCTCCTTTAGACTCACATTGGCAGAACCACCaacctgaacacaacagcagGACCACCGCAGCTCAAAACCTGGTCTCATTTTTTAGTGGTTTTGTATTAACTGGGTTTAACCCCGTCAGTCCCAGCAGAACTCGGGCAGCCTGCCCGTCCTCAGTCAGCACATCGATAGTCCTGATCCTCATGAAAAAATCAACTATCACACTTGGCGGTAACATCGTTTTTTCGTGTTGTTAAAGTGATCCAAGCAACATTTGAGCATCAGTTCTTATGTTCAAATACAATCCCGTCACTCGGAGTAAAAAGGCGGACAAAAAAGGCTTTTATGTTGTAATGAATGCCTCCGCTGGCGATGTCTGAATGTGTTCTCACCGTTCTGATTTTTCTCCACAATTTCCACCAGGTCTCCGGTGCGCAGATTGATCTCATGTTTGGACGTCTTGGTGAAGTCTGCGATCACTCTGTAGGTGTCCAGTATGATGGGGCCAGAAATCTCTGAGAGATGAAACACAACAACCTCCTCCAATGTCAGGAAACACCTGCAGCTTTTACAAGAAACTGATTCGAACTAATGAATTTCAGAATGAAAGTAGTTTCCAAAAGTCAAGTCAAGCCCATCAAACTCCAATCTAAAGCTATCTGTGACTCTATGAGAGCAAAGTGATGTAGTATAGAGATTCAGAAACAAAGagtatgaaaaaagaaaagacctTTAGATTCTTTTCAGTATTGatttccaaaaaacaaaaatcaaagctGTACTGTTAAGAATGTAGTGAATTTGGTAAAGAGGCTCTTACCAGATGCGTTGCCTCTGGCCAACTCCCTGGACACCACAAACgtctcatttcttttcagtctgaagaggaaatcatcattttcttttgttccacGTGGAAACTTGccgtttctttttcttgtttatttgaCTGATTAGATTTGCAGTGATACACGTTCcaactctgctctgctgtctaaTAAGTcatctgcagtggaaacagatgTGAGTGATATACTGACGTGTTTGGCGCAGGCGGGTTCTCGTCCTCCGGTCGAACCTTGAAGAAGTTGGCGAGGTGCTTGCAGCGGGAGATGTGAGGCGGCAGGTTGATGAGCGAGCGGCAGTACTCCGCCAAAGTGCTCTGCCTGGTTTCTGTCGACTTCTCGCTGTCCAGCCACCGCGGCGCTGAggacacaagcaaacacatcagTGGAAGCCAGTCACAGGTGAAACAAGATTCCCAGTACCTTGTAGATGGGTTCCCAGTGATGCCATTTTCAGACTGTGCATGCAGGAACCATAACTAAAGACATCTGTAGTGAGTGTGTGATGGATGCACACATGACATGTTAAGGCAAGACTAATGACACTTTCTGTgtaaaatgagagaaattacaaagaaagagaaaaagcaaaggtTATTTTAATGCTTTAAATCAGATGTTTTTTCAGTGGAGTTTTGAAGACATATATCCATATTGTTCTAAATAAAGTGGCTTCTTTAATTACCAGCTAACTGATATTAAGAAGTCTGACAGAAAGTAAATGAAACCCCTTTAAAGACCTGGAGGAATTTGAATGAAGGTCTGAAAATTGATCAAAGCATTTTGGAAACGGTCAGAAAGGCTTTTAGGTAAAAACTAATGTGTGCATTTCCTGTATATTGACTGTTGATCAATTTAAGTTCCTAAACAACATCACAAATGAGTCATAGCTGCTTGAACTGGTTCCTGTTTTCATGAATTTCTTCTGAATTGAATTACTTTGTTAAGGTAAGATGGCAATACAACATCATCAGACTACAATAGACAAATATTTTCAAACGGCTGCGATTTATGGTCAGAAAATGTCCAGCGGCTCACGGTTCATGAAGTGCATCCACTAATTTGTCACcttagttttgtgttttattttaccCATGCATTGACCTGCAGAGGATGGCTGAGAACAGGCGGTGACTACGtgctctgagatttctgccttttAGAATTTCTTCTCCAGCTTCAATAAGCTTTGCTCAGCCCTCATATGTGACCTTCACGAGGTGGAAATTTCCAGACCTGTGTAGGAAGGCTGCTGTTGCATCAGGATTGAGGTTTTGGCTTCTCTTTCTCTATATTGTaagaggttttgttttgtaattaaGGTTTCACAAGCGGGTTGTGTGCAGTTCTGTTTTCAGGAAAACTTGCCCTGAACGTCGGAACAGGAACAGAAATTTTTTCTGGTAAAAAGCACAAACCTGCTCAGTGTCAAATGTCAGCGACACCTGGCTCTCATTAAAAAACTGGAAGCAAGAAGTGGCATCAAACTGCATTTCCTCTGACGGACACAGGAATTACAGGAGCATAAAAATAGCCTCAGTGACTGGTTTCACTTCTTCTAATGTGTGTGCATCATGTTGATCTTGAAAGCTGTTGCTATGTTTGTTTTAAGCTCATGTTCAGGTTGTGTGTCGAGTTCCCAGCAGTGTTATCTTTGCTCTCAGAGGAACAGTTCAGCATGATAGGACGTGcgttgatgtttttctttatgtcaGGCAGATGAGCAGATGGTATCAAtcttatgtttgtgtgttaattaCAGAGCTAGAGTTAAGatttggttagcttagcttagcttagcttaacttagcttaaagactggaaacgggggaaacaccaagcctggctctgtccagctCAATGATTAACACGTGTTTGTTTAACTTGAGCAcatacagaaatgtaaaaatgacagtttgtggttttaggcAGAATTATGTGCTGGAACTATTTATTGATGACCATCAGCACCCAGTTCATCTGCGACTGCAGCACATTTTGCCAGATGTGCTTGGTGAGCACAGGTGTTGGTGTTTGTACAGAGTTGATGATCGTAAACCAAGCTGTCGCCCACTGAGGCCGCCGCTCGTTGATCAAGACGTCGTTCCAGCAGTGAACTTTAAGTTTGCCAGATATTAACTAACCTTGTTTCCTTGTtgttcttttcctgttttgtcttgtttctgttgtAAACTCAGCTCTCgctgctgctcacagctgcCAAAACTCTTTGCAAATGTTGACATTGATTTCTGCATTATTGCACTTTGCTCAGTTGCTTcatcaaatgtaaaaaagagAAGTGGAAAATATGTTTGATAACCACAGGTGCTTCCTGAAAGAGCGTGACCGCATGCAGAAGGGCTTTAACTACTACTAATAAACTAACTAATAAAGTAattaactaactaactaactaag
Above is a window of Chaetodon auriga isolate fChaAug3 chromosome 15, fChaAug3.hap1, whole genome shotgun sequence DNA encoding:
- the ncf1 gene encoding neutrophil cytosol factor 1 — encoded protein: MEETYVRHVELLGFEKRLFPSQHYVYMLMVKWSDLSEKLIYRTYPEIHTFHKSLKEMFPIESGQIEKRDRIIPSLPAPRWLDSEKSTETRQSTLAEYCRSLINLPPHISRCKHLANFFKVRPEDENPPAPNTLKRNETFVVSRELARGNASEISGPIILDTYRVIADFTKTSKHEINLRTGDLVEIVEKNQNGWWFCQCESKGGWVPASYLEPLDGPEEAEDPEPNYEGELHVTIKAYKGEQEDEISLELGETVEVIHKLLDGWWVIRKGEETGHFPSMFLHKAGKREKYEAERANVQGKKPPPRRSTIRNAKSIHNKSRQRLSQEAYRRNSRRYLQQKGGRRAEPHRSSKSAEKSPLRERKNQENIPEQSGSSSESEPKKEAPVIPPRPSPELILERCSDNTRKKVSIHKSRSSSNS